In Phoenix dactylifera cultivar Barhee BC4 chromosome 11, palm_55x_up_171113_PBpolish2nd_filt_p, whole genome shotgun sequence, the following are encoded in one genomic region:
- the LOC103713764 gene encoding histone-lysine N-methyltransferase CLF-like isoform X4, protein MASKASSSASASKSMPSTGLQITGIKEGNHTSQDILSVIDSLMKQVVADRYIYIKERMEENKQKLSSITQHLCNLSKFRRDTTSNNTNIDVNLLTKRQDDALCMLSSLELSGGEKDSSSCQEESSYASSIVLIGSNYGGKNTVRPIKLPEVPKLPPYTTWIFLDRNQRMAEDQSVVGRRRIYYDQSCGEALICSDSEDDVVDDEEEKRQFGSTEDFIIRMTIQKVGLSDAVLDSLAQCLERSTDEIRARYESIIKIEKTEECVKKGEGGVEIQTEDALSEKDLDAALDSFDNLFCRRCLVFDCRLHGCSQDLVFPSEKQLPWSNSDDVTPCCGHCYKLVPKSERMVTMNSEVPHVFEEPTQSSGSARASLSPKKKSQGSSVGRKAKSHQSESASSNARVVSESSESEVDPRQDAMSVQLSSPLKIKQGGKSGIRKKDNKRIAERALVCMRKKQKKMVTPVPPDSDSIVNGCLWPHDMKLRSNTRNGSKDSTSSSQNKLVKSPIIRSSRKKGLSHQDSINSAYIETQNDSTGEIGKESLATDCDESSRKEEFVDENSCRYENTRRKSWKMIEQSLFVKGLEIFGRNSCLIARNLLSGMKTCMEVFQYMNYVEDKRTYGAADGANSLVEGHAKTRSRFLRRRGRVRRLKYTWKSAGYHSIRKRITERKDQPYRQYNPCGCQSACGKQCPCLVNGTCCEKYCGCPKICKNRFRGCHCAKSQCRSRQCPCFAADRECDPDVCRNCWVGCGDGTLGGPNQRGDNYECRNMKLLLKQQQRVLLGRSDVSGWGAFLKNSVGKHEYLGEYTGELISHREADKRGKIYDRENSSFLFNLNDQFVLDAYRKGDKLKFANHSPDPNCYAKVIMVAGDHRVGIFAKERISAGEELFYDYRYEPDRAPAWARKPEASGSKKDEMQPSTGRAKKLA, encoded by the exons ATGGCGTCCAAGGCCTCGTCTTCGGCTTCCGCCAGCAAATCCATGCCCTCCACCGGCCTTCAG ATCACCGGAATTAAAGAAGGAAATCATACTTCTCAGGATATTTTGTCAGTTATTGATTCCTTGATGAAACAAGTTGTTGCTGACCGTTACATATATATTAAG GAAAGAATGGAAGAGAACAAGCAGAAACTCAGTAGCATCACGCAACATCTTTGTAATTTATCAAAGTTTAGGAGAGATACAACATCGAACAATACTAACATAGATGTAAATTTGTTAACGAAAAGGCAAGATGATGCACTTTGTATGCTAAGTAGTCTTGAACTATCTGGAGGGGAAAAAGATAGCAGTAGTTGTCAAGAAGAAAGTTCATATGCCTCGTCGATTGTACTTATAGGGAGCAACTATGGAGGAAAGAATACAGTTCGTCCAATCAAACTGCCAGAAGTGCCAAAATTACCTCCATATACTACATGGATTTTCTTGGACAG AAATCAAAGAATGGCAGAGGACCAGTCCGTTGTTGGTCGTAGGAGAATTTATTATGATCAAAGTTGTGGTGAAGCTTTGATTTGCAGCGATAGTGAGGATGATGTAGTTGAcgatgaagaagagaagagacagtTTGGAAGTACTGAAGATTTTATTATTCG GATGACCATCCAAAAAGTTGGTTTATCAGATGCTGTGCTGGATTCATTGGCTCAGTGCCTTGAAAGGAGTACTGATGAAATCAGG GCAAGATATGAGAGCATTATAAAGATAGAGAAAACTGAGGAGTGTGTTAAAAAGGGAGAAGGTGGAGTTGAGATTCAAACTGAAGATGCATTATCAGAAAAAGATCTGGATGCAGCATTGGACTCTTTTGATAACCTTTTTTGTAGGCGATGTCTA GTTTTTGACTGTAGACTGCATGGATGTTCTCAAGATTTGGTATTTCCT TCAGAAAAACAACTTCCCTGGAGCAACTCAGATGATGTCACACCTTGTTGTGGTCACTGCTACAAACTG GTCCCAAAATCAGAGCGTATGGTTACCATGAATTCTGAGGTGCCACATGTTTTTGAAGAGCCAACACAGTCATCTGGTAGTGCTCGAGCATCACTgtctccaaaaaagaaaagtcaAGGTTCTTCTGTAGGGAGGAAAGCAAAATCCCATCAAAGTGAAAGTGCTTCTTCTAATGCAAGAGTTGTTTCAGAAAGTAGCGAATCTGAAGTAGATCCTCGACAGGATGCCATGTCTGTTCAACTCTCTTCACCCTTGAAAATTAAACAGGGTGGCAAATCTGGTATTCGGAAGAAAGACAACAAAAGAATTGCTGAGCGGGCTCTTGTATGCATGCGGAAAAAGCAGAAGAAAATGGTGACCCCGGTGCCCCCAGACTCTGATTCCATTGTTAATGGATGCCTCTGGCCGCATGATATGAAGCTTAGATCAAATACACGCAATGGCAGTAAAGATTCTACTTCATCTTCACAGAACAAACTTGTCAAATCTCCAATAATCAGAAGTTCCAGAAAAAAGGGACTATCACATCAGGACAGTATCAATTCAGCTTACATTGAAACTCAAAATGATTCTACTGGTGAGATAGGGAAAGAGTCACTGGCCACAGATTGTGATGAAAGTTCAAGAAAAGAGGAGTTTGTTGATGAGAACAGTTGCAGATATGAAAATACTCGTCGTAAATCTTGGAAAATGATTGAGCAAAGCCTTTTTGTTAAAGGTCTGGAAATTTTTGGAAGGAACAG CTGTCTCATCGCTAGAAATCTTTTAAGTGGAATGAAAACATGTATGGAGGTTTTTCAGTACATGAATTATGTGGAAGATAAAAGAACATATGGAGCTGCTGATGGTGCAAATTCTCTGGTTGAAGGCCATGCCAAG ACAAGATCAAGATTCTTGAGAAGACGAGGTAGAGTTCGTCGCTTGAAATACACTTGGAAATCTGCTGGTTACCATTCCATAAGAAAAAGAATTACAGAGAGAAAGGATCAACCTTATCGGCAGTATAATCCTTGTGGCTGTCAATCTGCTTGTGGAAAGCAATGCCCTTGCCTTGTAAATGGAACatgctgtgaaaaatattgcgG GTGTCCTAAAATTTGTAAGAACCGATTTCGAGGTTGTCATTGTGCCAAGAGCCAGTGTCGAAGCCGTCAGTGCCCATGCTTTGCTGCTGATAGGGAATGTGACCCTGATGTTTGTAGAAATTGCTGGGTTGG GTGTGGTGATGGTACTTTAGGAGGCCCAAATCAAAGAGGAGATAATTATGAATGCCGGAATATGAAGCTTCTCCTCAAACAACAACAAAGG GTCTTACTTGGAAGATCTGATGTTTCTGGCTGGGGAGCATTCCTTAAG AATAGCGTTGGTAAACATGAATACCTTGGGGAATACACCGGAGAATTAATCTCTCATCGAGAAGCAGATAAGCGTGGAAAGATATATGACCGTGAAAATTCATCATTTCTTTTCAACCTTAATGATCAG TTTGTTCTCGATGCATACCGGAAGGGAGATAAGTTGAAGTTTGCCAACCATTCGCCCGATCCAAACTGCTATGCCAAGGTGATCATGGTAGCAGGTGATCATAGGGTAGGTATATTTGCCAAAGAACGGATAAGTGCAGGGGAAGAACTCTTTTATGACTACCGTTATGAGCCAGACCGTGCACCTGCTTGGGCTCGAAAACCAGAAGCTTCAGGCTCGAAGAAGGATGAAATGCAGCCTTCTACTGGTCGAGCCAAAAAGCTTGCATAA
- the LOC103713764 gene encoding histone-lysine N-methyltransferase CLF-like isoform X5: protein MKQVVADRYIYIKERMEENKQKLSSITQHLCNLSKFRRDTTSNNTNIDVNLLTKRQDDALCMLSSLELSGGEKDSSSCQEESSYASSIVLIGSNYGGKNTVRPIKLPEVPKLPPYTTWIFLDRNQRMAEDQSVVGRRRIYYDQSCGEALICSDSEDDVVDDEEEKRQFGSTEDFIIRMTIQKVGLSDAVLDSLAQCLERSTDEIRARYESIIKIEKTEECVKKGEGGVEIQTEDALSEKDLDAALDSFDNLFCRRCLVFDCRLHGCSQDLVFPSEKQLPWSNSDDVTPCCGHCYKLVPKSERMVTMNSEVPHVFEEPTQSSGSARASLSPKKKSQGSSVGRKAKSHQSESASSNARVVSESSESEVDPRQDAMSVQLSSPLKIKQGGKSGIRKKDNKRIAERALVCMRKKQKKMVTPVPPDSDSIVNGCLWPHDMKLRSNTRNGSKDSTSSSQNKLVKSPIIRSSRKKGLSHQDSINSAYIETQNDSTGEIGKESLATDCDESSRKEEFVDENSCRYENTRRKSWKMIEQSLFVKGLEIFGRNSCLIARNLLSGMKTCMEVFQYMNYVEDKRTYGAADGANSLVEGHAKVDYNESMGNELQTRSRFLRRRGRVRRLKYTWKSAGYHSIRKRITERKDQPYRQYNPCGCQSACGKQCPCLVNGTCCEKYCGCPKICKNRFRGCHCAKSQCRSRQCPCFAADRECDPDVCRNCWVGCGDGTLGGPNQRGDNYECRNMKLLLKQQQRVLLGRSDVSGWGAFLKNSVGKHEYLGEYTGELISHREADKRGKIYDRENSSFLFNLNDQFVLDAYRKGDKLKFANHSPDPNCYAKVIMVAGDHRVGIFAKERISAGEELFYDYRYEPDRAPAWARKPEASGSKKDEMQPSTGRAKKLA, encoded by the exons ATGAAACAAGTTGTTGCTGACCGTTACATATATATTAAG GAAAGAATGGAAGAGAACAAGCAGAAACTCAGTAGCATCACGCAACATCTTTGTAATTTATCAAAGTTTAGGAGAGATACAACATCGAACAATACTAACATAGATGTAAATTTGTTAACGAAAAGGCAAGATGATGCACTTTGTATGCTAAGTAGTCTTGAACTATCTGGAGGGGAAAAAGATAGCAGTAGTTGTCAAGAAGAAAGTTCATATGCCTCGTCGATTGTACTTATAGGGAGCAACTATGGAGGAAAGAATACAGTTCGTCCAATCAAACTGCCAGAAGTGCCAAAATTACCTCCATATACTACATGGATTTTCTTGGACAG AAATCAAAGAATGGCAGAGGACCAGTCCGTTGTTGGTCGTAGGAGAATTTATTATGATCAAAGTTGTGGTGAAGCTTTGATTTGCAGCGATAGTGAGGATGATGTAGTTGAcgatgaagaagagaagagacagtTTGGAAGTACTGAAGATTTTATTATTCG GATGACCATCCAAAAAGTTGGTTTATCAGATGCTGTGCTGGATTCATTGGCTCAGTGCCTTGAAAGGAGTACTGATGAAATCAGG GCAAGATATGAGAGCATTATAAAGATAGAGAAAACTGAGGAGTGTGTTAAAAAGGGAGAAGGTGGAGTTGAGATTCAAACTGAAGATGCATTATCAGAAAAAGATCTGGATGCAGCATTGGACTCTTTTGATAACCTTTTTTGTAGGCGATGTCTA GTTTTTGACTGTAGACTGCATGGATGTTCTCAAGATTTGGTATTTCCT TCAGAAAAACAACTTCCCTGGAGCAACTCAGATGATGTCACACCTTGTTGTGGTCACTGCTACAAACTG GTCCCAAAATCAGAGCGTATGGTTACCATGAATTCTGAGGTGCCACATGTTTTTGAAGAGCCAACACAGTCATCTGGTAGTGCTCGAGCATCACTgtctccaaaaaagaaaagtcaAGGTTCTTCTGTAGGGAGGAAAGCAAAATCCCATCAAAGTGAAAGTGCTTCTTCTAATGCAAGAGTTGTTTCAGAAAGTAGCGAATCTGAAGTAGATCCTCGACAGGATGCCATGTCTGTTCAACTCTCTTCACCCTTGAAAATTAAACAGGGTGGCAAATCTGGTATTCGGAAGAAAGACAACAAAAGAATTGCTGAGCGGGCTCTTGTATGCATGCGGAAAAAGCAGAAGAAAATGGTGACCCCGGTGCCCCCAGACTCTGATTCCATTGTTAATGGATGCCTCTGGCCGCATGATATGAAGCTTAGATCAAATACACGCAATGGCAGTAAAGATTCTACTTCATCTTCACAGAACAAACTTGTCAAATCTCCAATAATCAGAAGTTCCAGAAAAAAGGGACTATCACATCAGGACAGTATCAATTCAGCTTACATTGAAACTCAAAATGATTCTACTGGTGAGATAGGGAAAGAGTCACTGGCCACAGATTGTGATGAAAGTTCAAGAAAAGAGGAGTTTGTTGATGAGAACAGTTGCAGATATGAAAATACTCGTCGTAAATCTTGGAAAATGATTGAGCAAAGCCTTTTTGTTAAAGGTCTGGAAATTTTTGGAAGGAACAG CTGTCTCATCGCTAGAAATCTTTTAAGTGGAATGAAAACATGTATGGAGGTTTTTCAGTACATGAATTATGTGGAAGATAAAAGAACATATGGAGCTGCTGATGGTGCAAATTCTCTGGTTGAAGGCCATGCCAAGGTTGACTACAATGAATCTATG GGTAATGAATTGCAGACAAGATCAAGATTCTTGAGAAGACGAGGTAGAGTTCGTCGCTTGAAATACACTTGGAAATCTGCTGGTTACCATTCCATAAGAAAAAGAATTACAGAGAGAAAGGATCAACCTTATCGGCAGTATAATCCTTGTGGCTGTCAATCTGCTTGTGGAAAGCAATGCCCTTGCCTTGTAAATGGAACatgctgtgaaaaatattgcgG GTGTCCTAAAATTTGTAAGAACCGATTTCGAGGTTGTCATTGTGCCAAGAGCCAGTGTCGAAGCCGTCAGTGCCCATGCTTTGCTGCTGATAGGGAATGTGACCCTGATGTTTGTAGAAATTGCTGGGTTGG GTGTGGTGATGGTACTTTAGGAGGCCCAAATCAAAGAGGAGATAATTATGAATGCCGGAATATGAAGCTTCTCCTCAAACAACAACAAAGG GTCTTACTTGGAAGATCTGATGTTTCTGGCTGGGGAGCATTCCTTAAG AATAGCGTTGGTAAACATGAATACCTTGGGGAATACACCGGAGAATTAATCTCTCATCGAGAAGCAGATAAGCGTGGAAAGATATATGACCGTGAAAATTCATCATTTCTTTTCAACCTTAATGATCAG TTTGTTCTCGATGCATACCGGAAGGGAGATAAGTTGAAGTTTGCCAACCATTCGCCCGATCCAAACTGCTATGCCAAGGTGATCATGGTAGCAGGTGATCATAGGGTAGGTATATTTGCCAAAGAACGGATAAGTGCAGGGGAAGAACTCTTTTATGACTACCGTTATGAGCCAGACCGTGCACCTGCTTGGGCTCGAAAACCAGAAGCTTCAGGCTCGAAGAAGGATGAAATGCAGCCTTCTACTGGTCGAGCCAAAAAGCTTGCATAA